Proteins found in one Crassostrea angulata isolate pt1a10 chromosome 3, ASM2561291v2, whole genome shotgun sequence genomic segment:
- the LOC128176236 gene encoding peptidyl-glycine alpha-amidating monooxygenase A-like, translated as MAAAIVTCLAVANIFVTFAYGRSANYGKISIADLPRLFDDAALFDEVYDQRSVNSAPEMVPHWPGSDVKVGQVGGVAVDTNNEVVIFHRGSRKWEYNSFDENNRFIDPTGAIKENTLVRVDPATGHGIESFGAGRFYMPHGLTIDKQGNLWVTDVGLHQVMKIPKGSHEPTLTLGVHLTPGSDDKHFCKPTDVAVASNGDFFVSDGYCNGRIMKFNKDGKLLHQWGRMFEGPVEAAGNADFFIPHSLTLIESRDTICVADREHGRIQCFCAGLKNANETGLFVSSINKREFGKVFAISYDPNLDVIYAVNGQTYSVSEVLGFTVELSGNIVEKWSPDGLGFGMPHDVAVSPDGASIYVGEIRPDRVTKFRRV; from the exons ATGGCCGCGGCCATTGTTACATGTTTGGCTGTGGCCAATATTTTCGTTACGTTCGCTTATGGACGATCAGCAAATTATGGGAAAATTTCAATCGCTGATCTACCTCGACTATTTGAT GATGCAGCTTTATTCGATGAGGTTTACGATCAGAGAAGTGTTAATTCGGCACCGGAAATGGTTCCACACTGGCCCGGAAGTGACGTCAAAGTTGGTCAAGTAGGTGGCGTTGCAGTTGACACCAACAACGAAGTTGTTATATTTCACAGAGGAAGCAGAAAATGGGAATACAA TTCGTTCGATGAAAACAACAGATTTATCGATCCTACTGGAGCGATCAAGGAAAACACCTTGGTGAGGGTGGACCCAGCCACTGGGCACGGGATAGAGAGTTTCGGAGCAGGGAG ATTCTACATGCCGCATGGGCTGACCATAGACAAACAAGGAAACCTGTGGGTCACAGATGTGGGATTGCATCAg GTCATGAAAATTCCAAAAGGTTCTCACGAGCCAACCCTTACATTGGGTGTTCATCTTACGCCAGGAAGTGACGACAAACATTTCTGTAAGCCGACAGATGTCGCTGTCGCTTCTAATGGAGACTTTTTCGTCTCAGATGG GTATTGTAATGGCAGAATTATGAAGTTTAATAAAGATGGAAAACTTCTACATCAGTGGGGCAGAATGTTCGAAG GACCAGTTGAGGCGGCAGGGAACGCTGATTTCTTCATCCCCCACAGTCTGACCCTCATCGAGTCACGTGATACGATCTGTGTGGCGGACAGAGAACACGGAAG GATCCAGTGTTTCTGTGCTGGTCTGAAGAACGCCAACGAAACGGGTCTGTTCGTGTCCAGTATTAACAAGAGGGAGTTTGGCAAAGTGTTCGCCATCTCTTACGATCCAAACT TGGATGTGATTTACGCTGTAAACGGACAGACATACTCGGTTTCCGAAGTGCTGGGATTCACGGTAGAACTCTCGGGCAACATCGTAGAGAAGTGGTCCCCAGATGGATTG GGATTCGGGATGCCCCATGACGTGGCAGTGTCCCCCGATGGCGCCAGTATTTATGTGGGGGAGATCCGACCTGACAGAGTGACTAAATTCAGAAGAGTCTGA